The following DNA comes from Anopheles coustani chromosome 2, idAnoCousDA_361_x.2, whole genome shotgun sequence.
CCTCgtatataaaacattttttagttggttaaaaataagaaagatgTTGGCTAATGCGAGAGTTTTCCTTTAAAAAGTAACCTGTTTTCAAACGGCATGAACACTCGTTTCCGTTCTTCGCAATTACCTACATTGGTCTAGTTTGGGAacttttgcataaattttaaaatggtcTTCCATGTTTTTACTACGAAAACATTATAGTGTATGGAAAAACGACCTCACATCCGTCTATGAAATAACTATGAAGTACTAAATGATAGGACAAAAGTCCTATccggaaacaaaaataaaatgcttttGAAAAACCGCTCACGATACAACCGATCAAAGTAGATATATAAACGGTCCTCCGTCGAAAAGTATAATTCGGTGTCCATTGTGTCCTCATTCAACGGAGCGTATTAGAAAAATTGAAAGCCATATCCTCCTCCCTTCTGATGCTGCTTTTGCATCGCCATCGTCTTTTCCTGCTATAGTAAGTTGTTTATCTGGCCCATCTGAAAACGtgaaagatgaaaaacaaaacaattagtAAATGAGGTCGCCTCAGTGCAAAACAATGAGTGCCCTCTTCCTGGGTAGCATCTTACCAGTGATCTTCGATGTGCCTCCTTTTCGATCACCACCTGCGTCTGCTGTGGGGAAAACTTTAATACGGCCGCTATAACCTTGACGAGCGTACTGTTGTTACCGGTTACACTACCACTGAGATACTGTAAAGACATCACAATTGAAGGTTTTAAAATCCGTTCGAATCTATGCTTTAAAGGCTCACCGTACCTGAAATAGAATGTTTCTTAAGTACTCGAACTCGGTGTTGGCGGCAATTCCTTCATTGTGATGCATGGATACCTGCGGAATAAGCAGACGGAGGAACCATGTTACCATAGTGAACTTTGACAGAACCGGACCAAAATATAACAGCAAAGCATGCTTTGGTAACTTTTCCTTACCAAAGTTTCATCCAACTGCCGGGACAGTTTATCGTTGGCCAGCTTTAACCGCTCGTTCGATTGCTCCAGTATGAGATAGTTCTCGCACTTCTGCTCCAGAAACAGATTCCGGTTCGAAACATCCTGCACCTCGTgcatgatcttcttcagcttGTTCTCTAGCTCTTCCTTCTTATTCCGCAGTTCGTCGTACGATTGCTGCTCGCTGGACCCAACACGCTGCCCGCCATCCGTTTCCTGCAGCGCCTTGACCTCCTTCACGACCGGTGGTTCCCGTTTGAGTTGTTCAATTTCCGACTCAAACCGTCGTACGGCTTCTTCCGTTTCGGCTTTGATTGCTTCCAACCGGGATCGCAATTCACCGTTTTCCGTTTCTAGACGCGTCTTTTCCTGCTCAACCTTCTCGACCTCGGCTCGAAGCTCCTCCCGGAGGGACTTCTGCTGTCGCTCGGCGTCCTCCACCTGGCGCAGTTTGTCCGCAATCGCTCCATTCAACTCACTCTTCAGTTCGTCCAAATCACGCAcgtagttttcattttcaagttTTAGTTCAGCCACCGTTGACAGCTCACTCCTCAGTCGATCGAGTTCCTTGGAACGCTCCTCAATCTCCGAACgcagtttgtttacttccTCCTGCAATTGTGTCTTTCCGGCGTTTGCTTCCTTCAGCTGCGATTCCCACGTTTCCCGGGCGGTTGTTTCCAGCGATTGTTTTTCCCCCGCGAACTTTCGTTCACATTCTTGCCGTACGGTTTCGCTTAAGCTTTCAAGCTCAGTCCGGTGCCGGTCCGCCAACTCCTCCACCTTTTGCCGCTGCTCCGCTTCCTGCTTTTTCTCCTTGGCCACAAATTCGTTGATCAGCTTCGTAATCTCCTGGTCGCGTTCCTCCAGCATCGCTTCCGTTTGGCTCTGCTTGGTGCGTACCGTTCCCAGCTCGGTGTCCTTGGCCGCCAGCTTACCCTTCGTCTCCTGCAACTCCCCCTGCAGCTGCTTGGTGAGGGTGTTTAGGTATTCATTTTCTATCTTCACCTCCTCGTAGCTGGCCAGCCGTTTCTCCAAGTCCGTCGCATTCCGGCCGAGCGATTGCTTCTCCTTCGCCAGCTCCTCCATCTGCCGCTGGAGCGCATCGTTTTGATCCATCAGTCTTCGCTTGTCACTTTCCAGCAGCGCCTTCAGCTCGTTGTGCTTCCCCTTGAGGTACTCACTCTCGGTGCGCAGCTTCGCAAGGTCCTCCTCGAGGCATTTGTTTGTATCGAGAACGCACagcttttccttctcctttgCCTCCATCGCGTCCTGCAGCGAGCGATGCTGGTGGTCGAGCAGTTCCTTCTCGTTGAACAGCTTCGCGTGATCCCCGGTACACTGGCTGAGCTGGTCGGTCACCGTCTTTACCTGCGCCTCGAGCCGCTCGCACCGTTCGATTTCCTTCCGTAGCTGGTCCTCCTGTTCCTGCAGCCGATTGTCCGCTTCCTTGAGCGCCACGTTTAACTTCCTCAGCTCTTCCGCGGTCCTTCGGCTGCTTTCCTCCAGGAGACAGTTTTTCTCCGCCAGCTGGGAATTTTCGCACTCCACCTCCTGCAGTTTCGTTTCCTGCTCCCGCACCTTACCCTGCAGCTTGCCGAGGGTGTCCTTTTCAAGCTTCACTCGCGCCTCACAGTGTTCACGCTGCAATCGCTCGATCTTCTCCTCAAGCGTTTGCTTCTCCTCCAGTATCTTGGAATGTGCATCCTTTACGTCCTTCAGTTGCTCCTCCAGTCGACCGATCTCTTGCAGGATGTTCGTAACCTGGGCCTTCAGTTCCGTCTTCTCGCGGATCTCCCGTTCGAGCGTTTTCTCCAGGTCCTTCTTTTCCCCCCGGATGGTGTCTATTTTGGTGCGCAAGTTTACACCCTCCGTCTCGAGATCCGTCTTCTCGCGGTGGGCCACCTCGAGCTTTTCGGCCAGCTCTTCCCGCTCTTCGCTCAGCCGCCGGTTTTCCTCCGATTTCAGCTCGAGCACGTGGTTCAGATCGCGTGTCGTTTCGAGCAGTTTCTCTTCGGCGGCCGCCATCGAGGCACGCATCGATTCCTGCAGCGACCGGAGTGCCTCGGATTCGGaattttcattaattattttcaaatttcgtACCTCCTCGGAAAGTGTTTGCTTTTGCGCGGTCAGCTGTTTCAGGTCCGCTTTGGATTGTTTCAACTCCTGCGTCAGCTCATCGTTGGCCGCGCGTAGGTTGGCCTTTTCCTCCGAAAGCTTCTTGAACTTTCCATTCACCTTCTCGAGCTTCTCCTTGAACTGGTCCACCTGCTTGGAGAGTTCGCCATTGCGATCAAACACTTCCTTCACGCTCGCCTCGTTGCTCttccgatcgcgatcgtgcaATTCTTTGGCCGCATCGAGGGCCTTCGTAAGCTCGACGAGTTTCTCTTGGTCGAGCGCTTGAGATTTACGGCTCGCGGCCAATTCTTCTTCGGCTTGCTGCAATTTTTTCCTGCTCTCCGCGAGCTTCTCCTGGTCGAACGAATGAGACTTACGACTAGTGGCCAATTCTTCTTCCGCCTGCTGCAACTTTTGTCTGCTTTCTGCGAGCTCCTTGTCATCCTTTTCgagttgctgttgctgtaatCGTTCGATTTCTTTATCACGATCCGCCAAACGCTGCTCCGTTTGTTGGACCTTTTCTTCCACCGCCTTTTGGGCCGATTCAATCGTGGACaaatgttgttctttttccttcaatagTTTTTCGACCGTTACGAGCTTTTCGACGGTTGTATCTGCACGTTGGGTGGATTGCTCGAGTTCCTTTTTCAAACTCTCCATCTCGGCTGATCTGTCCAAGGATTTTGCCGCCTGCTCCAGTTCCTTCACCTGCCCGGCAAGCCTGTCCTTATCTTGCACCATTGCGGCGAGTTTTCCCTCCACTTCGGTTGCTTTCTTGTTCAGCTCGTTCTTCTCGTAGTCGAGCGTCAGATTAGTCGCCTTCAGCTGCTGCCGTTCCTTTTCCAGCTCCATAATCGTCCGCTCGAAGTCGATAAACTTCGATTCGAGCTTGTTCTTTTGCTCGTTGCACGTGTTCAGTGTGCTCTCGAGCTCCTTCGTTTTGGCGGCAACCTTGCGCACCTCTGACAGCTCCTTCCCTAGGCCGTCCTTCTCGAGCAGCGTCTGCTTCATGTTCTTCTCCAAGCTGCCGAGCTGTTCCTTCAGCTTGCGCACCTCAGCCTCCTTCGCCTCCAGCTCCGAATGGATGGCCATTTTGTTCTCCGCGATCGTGATCGTGTGCTCTTCCTCGCGCTTCTTCAGCTCGCTCACCTCGAGGCTAAGAACGGCCTTCTGGCGTAGCTCTTCGTTCAGCTTCGATTCGAGGGCTTTTATTCGTTCCTCGAGTGGCCCCGTATCACGCACCGGTGACCCCCTGTTGCCATTCGTTCCTCCATCCTCCCCGGTGAGCGAGATTAGATCCTTTTCGCCTCCACTCAAGTTGCCATTCTCGCCCACCAACTCCAACTTCGAGCGGAGCGTTTTGACCACGCACTGCAGCTCGTCGATTTCCATCCGCAGGGCCGAATCGAGATGTGCCTTGGCTTGCTGCTCGAGCACGCATTGCTCGCGCAATTCACTCATCCTCCGAAGCGCCTTATCTTGCGTTTCCACCAGCACCGCGCGGGCCTTCGTGTTGTCCTTCTCCAGCTCGCGGTAGCGCCGGGCCAGCTCGGTGTACCGTTCCCGGTACTTTTGATACCGATCGAGTGCTTTCTTGTACGCCTGGAACAGCTTGTCCTTGCTGACCAGATCGAGCTGATTCGGTCCGTTGGTGGCGACCGACCCGGCGACGGATTCTGTTTCACTCGCCGATACGTCCACGTCCGTTTCGAGGTGATATATCGCCGGTGAGTCGTACGCCGGCAGCCGGAACGAAACGTCGCTCGCCATCGAAGAGTTCGACAGGCGGCGGGCACGCGATTGATACGTCGAACCGCCACCGGAAGACCCGACCGCCGAAGAAACCGTAGTGTTTGGGGAAATGCCATTGTTGAGGCTCACGTTCGATAGCACGGAACTGTTACCGGAGGTATTGGCCACATTGTTTTCAGTCTGCTGATGGGACGCGGGAGTATTGATGGTGCTAGAGTTTGCCCGCTGTGGTGAATTTTGAGGTGTatctaaaaaagaaaatcgagtAAGTCATGCAACACGAACCGTTCCCGTTTGGGGTGCTGAGCGAAGTGTACTTACCATCTTCAGTGATGCTGAAAAAGTTCTCACTTCCTGAGACTTCGGAGGTAGTTGAAGATGCCGAACTAACAGCGGCCTATAAACAGATAATGAAAACAGAATTATCAACTCTTGTTTTTCTACTGCAAACAAACTCAAGAGTAAAGGCAAATACACTAACAAGGAAGGGTGAGTTACTATTCAACCTGAGAAATAaccatttccacccatttaTCGTCCAACATATCTTGCGGTCATCATCAGTTCCACGTCAACTGACGAGACGAACATGCGAAGTATGCTAATCACATACCTTTGCAGCGCAATGACCCTTTTTCCTAACGAAGTAGGCGAAGACTCCACCCCAAAGCTGGTGCAAAAAAGGCTGAGGAGCATTTGTAAACAACATTCGTCATCTTCCCGAATGAGCTTAAGTGGATACTGCCGTGTCAGCAGAGTCTTCAGACCATCTCTTAGGAGACGACGTAAACTAAAACCAAAGATGTTACTACGTGTAAGCGGTCCATTACTAATGCCGCCCATGGCATAGAGAAGAGAATCGCTGTTAAGATGGCTTGGCGGAGGAACATAATCCCACACAAATTAGGTCGGGAAGAGAAGACGACAGCCAGATTATTACAATAATTAACACCGTACACAggggaagggaggaaaaactaaCGAAAGCAGCGACAATCATGACCATCGTTAGATGCGTTGCgagtggaatggaaaacgatTACGAAAGCTGGATTGCGAAAGAGCCATCGAATGGAGGCGCGAATCGTACCTGCAGTCCCTTGGAGATTTGCTCGAACCTTTGAGGCGACTGTTTTACCTCTTCggtgattttttctttcagcttTTTAAACATATCGGCCAAGGGCAAATTGCTTTCCTACGGCAATCGTCACTTTGTGGCCTAGTTGGCCAATACACTATCACTGTATCTAATCCAAGGGATGCTGCTAGTGCACCCACTGTCCCCTTCGATAAAGGATAGTATTGTGGGGTGCAGTACTATTAAGTGACCGTGATTCGCGTATCAAACACTACGGAATGCGTTTTCGTTCAGCTCTGATTACATTGCACTACATTCGACACAACACCCAAATCATACCACCCCGTGACACGCACGAAACCCACAAACACTGGACGACCCACTGAAAACCATACGCCCGAGTCACGTAAAAATCAGCGTATATTTTCAGTGCAGTTTTACTCGGACGTCCAATTTTGGCCGAGGGAAGATAAAACTACGTGGTGGTAAGAAAATGTCTCACTTTCCACTCCTCGGTCGTTGAGATGTGAGGTCGGAGCTGGAGCGATTGTTTTAATCCGCTCCGATCCCAattaaagttgtttttctaATCGGTCGAAACTATAACACAACAAATTTGTCTTCGAAGCAGCTGTAATAAGCGTTATGAAAATAATAGTTATGTTTCCGTGTTAAAACCATCATTGATTAGATAGGCTAATGTTTTTTATGatagaagaaaacagaaatcaTATTCATTGACTGGGTGGTGCACATCCCTACATATCTAAGCCTACCTGGCGGATGTCAAAACCGGGTAGGCCAAAACATTTCGTATAGTGATGGGAAGTCTGTATGAGGAACAACAAGGAACTGGGTTCGAgagtaaaagaaaagataagATTATTCACAATTTATGGCGTCATATCGGGAGCAATCGTTAAATTATATCTATAATAGCATCTTTTTTGTAAGGAAAAGGTACTTCTGCTGGTTAAATCACTCAAGTTTGACAAAAGAAATCTTTTTGATGAATTACACTTTCAGGAGCTAGGTCCTATGATCCATAAGATGGAATCGTACGCACCTGCTGGGTACTGGTCAGAACGCCCACCACTGTTTTACACTTCGCATCGCTTCGTGAAAACGGCCTTGCTAGCGTCGTGTGGAAAGTTTTAATGCGAATTTATTCTGCAAAATCTTCTTGAAACTGgtgaaaaatacattaaaagtgTTGCTTAGGTGGTAAACTTCAAAGTAAGTATGGTATCTGGTAGTGAAATGTGGAAATGACGCCTTaaatttggaatgaaaatgaggCTTGTTTGCACCGCCGGGTGCGGAGCCGTACGCACAATGCGCATCGCACGGTGTATCATGGCGGACAATTTCGCAACTACGTGTGCTTGAAAAGTTTATCCTGCAGAAGATTTGACGATTGTTTTGTCCCCCATGGGAAATAACACTCGATTAATTATGTTGTGTGTGATTGGTTCTCTGCAGTTTATCAACCATGTCCATTCCGCCATATATGATACCGCCCAACCAATGGGCGGCGCATATGATGGCCCAGCAGCAAGTGTACGCCGTGCAGCACGCACAAGCACAGGCTCaagcacagcagcagcaacaacaacagcaagcgGCCCATCTACATGCCCAGCAGATGGCAGCGACCCAGATGCAACTTCCGCCGATGGGACACATTCCGCCTGGTCCCCCTAAGCCTGTGGATGTGGTGCTGAC
Coding sequences within:
- the LOC131266512 gene encoding golgin subfamily A member 4: MFKKLKEKITEEVKQSPQRFEQISKGLQAAVSSASSTTSEVSGSENFFSITEDDTPQNSPQRANSSTINTPASHQQTENNVANTSGNSSVLSNVSLNNGISPNTTVSSAVGSSGGGSTYQSRARRLSNSSMASDVSFRLPAYDSPAIYHLETDVDVSASETESVAGSVATNGPNQLDLVSKDKLFQAYKKALDRYQKYRERYTELARRYRELEKDNTKARAVLVETQDKALRRMSELREQCVLEQQAKAHLDSALRMEIDELQCVVKTLRSKLELVGENGNLSGGEKDLISLTGEDGGTNGNRGSPVRDTGPLEERIKALESKLNEELRQKAVLSLEVSELKKREEEHTITIAENKMAIHSELEAKEAEVRKLKEQLGSLEKNMKQTLLEKDGLGKELSEVRKVAAKTKELESTLNTCNEQKNKLESKFIDFERTIMELEKERQQLKATNLTLDYEKNELNKKATEVEGKLAAMVQDKDRLAGQVKELEQAAKSLDRSAEMESLKKELEQSTQRADTTVEKLVTVEKLLKEKEQHLSTIESAQKAVEEKVQQTEQRLADRDKEIERLQQQQLEKDDKELAESRQKLQQAEEELATSRKSHSFDQEKLAESRKKLQQAEEELAASRKSQALDQEKLVELTKALDAAKELHDRDRKSNEASVKEVFDRNGELSKQVDQFKEKLEKVNGKFKKLSEEKANLRAANDELTQELKQSKADLKQLTAQKQTLSEEVRNLKIINENSESEALRSLQESMRASMAAAEEKLLETTRDLNHVLELKSEENRRLSEEREELAEKLEVAHREKTDLETEGVNLRTKIDTIRGEKKDLEKTLEREIREKTELKAQVTNILQEIGRLEEQLKDVKDAHSKILEEKQTLEEKIERLQREHCEARVKLEKDTLGKLQGKVREQETKLQEVECENSQLAEKNCLLEESSRRTAEELRKLNVALKEADNRLQEQEDQLRKEIERCERLEAQVKTVTDQLSQCTGDHAKLFNEKELLDHQHRSLQDAMEAKEKEKLCVLDTNKCLEEDLAKLRTESEYLKGKHNELKALLESDKRRLMDQNDALQRQMEELAKEKQSLGRNATDLEKRLASYEEVKIENEYLNTLTKQLQGELQETKGKLAAKDTELGTVRTKQSQTEAMLEERDQEITKLINEFVAKEKKQEAEQRQKVEELADRHRTELESLSETVRQECERKFAGEKQSLETTARETWESQLKEANAGKTQLQEEVNKLRSEIEERSKELDRLRSELSTVAELKLENENYVRDLDELKSELNGAIADKLRQVEDAERQQKSLREELRAEVEKVEQEKTRLETENGELRSRLEAIKAETEEAVRRFESEIEQLKREPPVVKEVKALQETDGGQRVGSSEQQSYDELRNKKEELENKLKKIMHEVQDVSNRNLFLEQKCENYLILEQSNERLKLANDKLSRQLDETLVSMHHNEGIAANTEFEYLRNILFQYLSGSVTGNNSTLVKVIAAVLKFSPQQTQVVIEKEAHRRSLMGQINNLL